The Coffea eugenioides isolate CCC68of unplaced genomic scaffold, Ceug_1.0 ScVebR1_1460;HRSCAF=2310, whole genome shotgun sequence region GGGATTACTCATGAAGGGGGAGATTTGTTAGATTCATGAGTAAAAAGATTACGTCTCATATTGGTTCGAAAGATGGAGAAAGAgtggttaatatgtaagtaagggtcAAAACCTAATGGTTTAAGCTTTTGGGATCAGAATTGGATTACTAATTTATATATTGGATTTTTCGATGGACTCTCTTGAGGCATTTCTCCCTATCAATAAAGCAACATCTTTGCCAAGTAGGCTAAACAAAGCATTAAATTAATAAAGCACAATAAGCAAAGATATCTACACAAACAGTCACATCATTGGGCCAAAAATCCTATACATAGAGTTAACAATATACAATTGGCATGCGCCATTTGTGGAGTGAAGATTCAGAGCTTGCCTTCACCAAAATCCCTACATGCAGACCACTTTTCCTCACTGCTCAGCCAACTACAAAAGTAAAATTGACAATTCACAAATATAGTTagcaattattaaaaaattctCCATGCATATTAACACGTATCTAATCTAGTTCCTACACATAAAAACGGTGAAATTGCAGCATGAAGTGACTATACCTTTCTAAACGAAAGAGGCAAACAGACCACAAATGTTTGAGCCAAGATACTTTAATATGTATAGAATTTCCATTAGTTGTATTGAAATAGCCCAAAAGTGTTGCAATAACACTTGTATTGACTGCAAATGATGCTTCACTTGCTCCGATTACAGTATTCATCGATTATGGTAACTCAAAAGTATATTGCAATAATATTTGTATTGACTACAAATGATGCTTCACTTGTTGCGGTTATACTATTCATCAGTTACACAAGTGATTTTCCAAATACCCTCCATTAAAGCTCTCTCCAATAAAGCTTTATTACTCTTATGTCAAATTTAAGCCATTAAGTTCATTATTTAAAAGCTATGTGCCCACTTAAGAAGGCATTATAGGCAAACAACATTGGCAAAAGTACTACCATGTTGTATGTTAGGCTACACCATTTTCTCCCAACTTACCTCTAAGGAAAATACCTCTATAGAGAATAATGCTCATTTCCCAACCGTCTGTCACAAACAAAGCCAAAAGGGCAATATAGAGAGAGCACATGCACTATTATTAATCAACCAGCTTGTACTCTTTGCACAAAATCTGCCATGTAATTTTTCACTCCCTAAAATACCTCTCCACAAGACAGATGAAAAATTCCCAAGAGTCAGATGCAAACtgcttttatatatatatgtataggaTATTTCAAACAATGGAAGAATTATACTACGATAATATCTTACTGAGTCTCTTGGCTCTACTAAGAAAATACTCTAACTAATATCTTATTCACAACCTACAACCAGATTCGTAGAATGAGAAAGAATTACATAAGCAATAAGCCACTAAATTACATGTTACTATATACGAGAACTGCTAACAAATTGAGAGTccaataaaatcacaaaataagtAGATGGAAACTTTTAAGCTTGGTTTATGTTTGCCAATGCAACAAGGTTCGCATAATTCATTCTCAGTTAGTTTCTTAATTACTGAAGTAACCAATAAGTTGCTTGACGAGATAAAGAAGTCACCATCCTTTTTTCATTTCCTCATCGATTTTTTGATTAACTAAAGGCCATCAGCATCACAAGCCATTGACGAAAACTAGTATCACAGCCTCATCTTAATACTGCACTGTTTGGATTCCCTATTTTTTGAAGAACAAGTTTTTCTAATataatgttacagtaatatacaaacaaaaataatttcaaaaatatcacgTCCGTGCAATTTAtcaaaatcaactcaaaataacaaaaaaaaaaccttaaaaaATTTACACGGCATCGAATAATACCACCATCATCcccctctcctctcctctcttAGTCTTAATTGCTTTAGTATGGAAAGATTCTATGGAGTATCAAATAACAAATGAACATcatggaaagaaagaaaaagtaaaaatgcGAAGTGAGGAAGATgcatttccaaggaaagtagcCACTAGGCATCCCAATACCAACCAAGTTGAATAAATTAACTGGAGAGGTTAATGCCGACATTTCAGACTCTAGGTCTCCTGTTGCCAGCCCCTTAATTCCGTTAGTTAAGTCCAACGTGCTGTTTGAGTTTTGCGAACTCTATGCTAAAATTACTTGAAATGCCTCACACAATTGGATGTTTAAATTATATCGTAAATagtattataataattatttcaaataatctcgtTTCCAAAAGTTTGTCTCTAAATGGGACCAGCCGATCTGTTGATTTCCCATTTACCTTTTCTTAATGTGACTGTCCTTCTCGAGTGGAACTTTCAGGTTACACCACTATTCCAACAACCATTCAAATATCTTACTTTACTATAAAGATAAGCAAAAGTCCAAAGTTGCTGTAGCTAACATGTAGCACTATGGGTGaattttgagttttttcttttgctttctctATGGACTTGACATTGCTTTATAAGGTTAACTAGAAAAGTAAAGTCCCTGCCTACGTTATAaggttaaaatatttttaatagaCTTTTCAAACTCTATATTTTAGAGAGATATAATTCAATTGGAGTATCATTTACATGATCATTTCAACTTATATTTGACAAATTAACTTAAGTTTTAATCGGATTACAAcgttattatcattattattatttgagtttatatttatttttatttcaatatGAATTATCATTTAAAGTTATATTTGACAAATTAAgttgaatttgttaaaaatcGTCAAATTGCATGGATTTTTTCAATATATTCTTTGACATTTTGTTATTTTGCAAATGTAACGAAAAAGATTATTTAAAACTAATTGTATCTTATTATAAAGAAAAAGATTATTACCATTACTTAATGTAGTGTGCATTTTTCTgtttcaaatttattttaatttgttcATATTAAAATATTTGGCAGCATTTGActttatgtttatatatttttgttatcaattctattttaattcatttataccttaatatgtgttttttatacaattaattttttcctttcttaatCAAACGAATGCATTAACGTCTAAATGACAAAAATATATGTATCTCTATTATATTTCATTAAAATGCTCTTTGTTGTTGTTTTCCAGGTAACcattagatttgcatttttttcttattttctatgttgttaaaattttaaattattcaaTAAAGCTTATTTATTATAAGTTCTAATTTGGAGAGAAAAGTgtttttccaagcttattgCATTATTAGATTATTCAACAAGCCAGCTTATAGATTACCCTTACATACACTACCAACATTTATTATGCTTCATTTCCTTCCTGTTTTATTTCCTTCTCATTCTAACATAGCAGAGACAAAACTTTCTtcactttcttgttttctcacatTTGGTAATAcaatttttcttgctttttactTCAACAAATCTATACATTTATATCTTGTTGTAGTAACATATACTTTCTTTAGCATGTTTTGTGTTTTCCTTTTGTAGCATTACTTTCAGTACTCAAGATTTTTGCTTCGCCTATCACTTTACCCCAGGTTagtcactttatttattttatttagcaCCAGTTAAACCTATATAAACCAACTGGAATTACCACcaaatataatatacatttttcctatcaattttattttattttttttatgcgCTGATCCTTGCTTTTTATTACAAGAATTTTTTACCTTTATTAACCAGCAATGCATCAAGATACtctttataatatatttacacATGACACTCAACTCATAAACAATCCCTCAAATTTTGTTACCCTTAAACACTTTAGGGTGGGCATTGGCTGTATGTAGCACAACCAAGCCTTACTAGTTTTAAGATTAAATGGCTCTAGCATTTGATCAAAAGGGTGAAAATGCCAAGCAACTTCCATTGCAAAAGCGTCCAAATTGAACCTGTACACACGGGTTCATTATTGGTATAATTATCATTAAATACATCCAAGAAGCGAAATAGCTTAGTCTAAAAAGACGTGTCTTTTTGTTTATTGATTTGCATTGTGAATTCCTTTGTCCCAATAAAATTTGCAAGCATAATTTCCTATGGTTTCTTTGTAATGCTATAAGCTTCACTACCTACTTGGATCCAGTTACTGCTACCATTTATGAGTTCCCATATTCTTTTCGATCAAAAAATATGATTCAATTCTTTCCACAACGAAGGCCCACCATTGACTAAATCAATAGCACTCCAAAGTCTTCTTTTCTCCACTGATTTTGGTTCCTAGATCTAGCTGCGGAAGCTGAATCATCCCTTCCTTTATCCCATTGCAAAAAGCATCCTGCATCCATATCGCCATCATCGACATCAGGTTATTTCATCCTACCAATCCCAAGCAAGAAAAAATGGCTGAAGCTGCTGTTAGCGCTACCATTAAGGTTCTGTTGGGGACGGTTATTTCCCTTGCCACTGACCGTACTAGTTTGGTTCTTGTGTTCGAAAAGGATTTggagaaattaagccaatttgcTACAATGATCCAGGACTTCTTGGATGATGCTGACGAAAAAATGCATAGGAAAGCGGTGCGGCGATGGCTGAATCAGCTTGAAGAAGAGGTTTTTAAAGTGGACAATGTGCTGGACGAGCTCAACTATGAAAAACTCCGTCGGGAGGTGAAGTACAGAAatcaactcaagaagaaggtATGCTTCTTCTTCTCGAACTTCAATACAATTGGTTTGCGTTTGAAATTGGCTTCGGAGATCAGGGAAATCAACACCAACCTTGAAAGGATTAATCGACAAGCCAATGACATGGGACTGGTCGTCAGGTGCCAAAATGACGCTGCACTCCCTGCTTCTGCTAGAGTCACAACAAGCCGACTAACTGACTCTACTGTTGTTCTAGATGTAGTGGGTAGAACAAAGGATGAATCAAAGATAATAGAAATGTTGTTAAGCCCGGCTGAAAGAGTTGTCTCTGTGATTCCCGTGACCGGCATGGGAGGAATAGGAAAAACAACTTTGGCCAAATCAGTCTACAATAATCCACAAATTGGTCGTCACTTTGGAAAAAACAAATTTTGGGTGTGTGTGGCTAGAAAAATCGAAATAATGGAGctcttcaaattcattttaGTACAATTGACAGAAGAAGAAGTAAAAGTGGACGACAGGAATGTTATCGTTAAGAAAATTGGAGATAAGCTCGAGAGACAAAAATATTTCCTTGTCCTTGACGATGTGTGGAATCATGAACAAGGATTGTGGAATGAATTTTTTACCACTTTGGAGGGACTAAATCCAACCAAAGGAAGCTGGTGTCTTGTCACTACTCGTGACGAACGTGTGGCTGATGCTGTGTCTAAAATTCTGAAGATGAATCATCATCCTCATTGCTTAGAAAAGCTATCATATGATGAGTGTTGGTCTATCTTGAGAAAAATGGTACTGGCAGGGGAAGAAGTATCACAGGAATTGGAAGCAATAAAGATgcaaattttaagaaaatgtaGTGGCCTACCTCTGGCAGCAAAGTTAATTGGAGGCTTGTTGCTTAGCAATGGAAAAGAGAATTGGCAATCTATCGTGGACGATAGTCTCTTGAATGAAGACCAAGGCCAAATCAATCAAATACTTAAGGTGAGCTTTGATCATTTATCACCTCCATCAGTTAAGAAATGTTTTGCATATTGCGCAATTTTTCCTCAGGACACTAAATTGAGAGAAGATGGACTAATTCAGCATTGGATTGCAGAAGGTTTTGTTCTAAAGAATAATGGAGTGATGGAGGAAACAGGAGGCGAGTATTTGAGGATTTTGTTGCAAAATTCCTTGCTGGAAAAAGTCGAAGAGTCGTGGAGAACGTACTATGAAATGCACGATCTTGTGCATGATTTTGCAAAATCAATTCTCAATCCAAAAAGCAGCAATCAGGATCGCTACCTTGCATTGAACTCTTCTGAAGGTTTGGCAGAAAATACCACAAGGACAATACCAACATCAATTCGCACGTTATTTCTCCATCTAGAAGGTGGCATATCTGCTGACATGCTTTTAAGATTCAAGTACTTGCATGTTCTCAGATTGTCTGGCGATGATGTCGAGTTTCTACCAAGCTCCATTGGCAAACTACTACATTTGCGGTTGCTCGACATTTCATCTTCTAGAATCAAAAGTTTGCCAGATTCTCTTTGCAAGCTATATAATTTGCAGACACTAACGATGAGCGATGGTGCACTTAAAGGTGGTTTTCCAAAACGGATGAGCGATTTGATTAGCTTGAGACATCTAAAATACTATCATTATCATATAGAATTTAAAATGCCGATGCAGATGGGACGATTGACTTGTCTTCAAACTCTAGAGTTCTTTAATGTAAGCCAAGAGAAGGATTGTGGTGTCGAACAGCTTGGGGCCTTGAAATATCTTAAAGGATCGTTGCATTTAAGAAATCTTGGACTAGTAAAGGGCAAAGAAGCAGCTAAACAAGCAAAATTGTTTGAAAAGCCAAATCTATCGTGTTTGGTGTTTGAATGGGAGAGTAGGGATCGGGAAAGTGATAACCGTGATGAGGATGTGTTGGAAGGTCTCCAACCTCACCCAAAtttggaaaagctgaaaattgatTCTTGTATGGGTAATAAATTTCCGCAATGGTTTATCAATTTGTCAAAATTGGTGGAGTTGCGAATACAATTTTGTAGGAGATCCAGTGAACTCCCCGCATTAGGACAACTACCATCCCTCAAACGTCTCTATTTGATAAGCTTGGACAACATCCTATCTGTTGGAGATGAATTCTACGGTATTACTACTAATGAGGAGGAGGGCAGATCACGAGAATCAGGCAGCAGCACTAGAAGACGAAAATTCTTTCCTGTCCTTGAAGAACTCCGTGTAGCAGATATGTGGAATTTGGTAGAGTGGAAGGATGCAGACCAAGTGAGGTCAACAACAGGTGAAGGAGAAGTAGATGCCTTTCCCATGCTGAGGGATTTGATGCTCGTGGGATGCTACAATCTTAGGGAGCTGCCAGAAGATGTGTTTGGATCGAGATTGCAGCGGCTGACCATCTCAATTTGCCCAAGACTAATTTGTCTAGGAGTAAATAGACAGAAATGCCCCCTACCATGTCTTAAGTGGTTGAGTATTCAACATTGCTATGGGTTGACCACTATACCCGACAAAATGTTCGAGTCATGCCCGTCTTTGCGGTACCTATGGGTGGCGGACTGCCCGAATCTGGTGTCATTTTCGCTTAATTTGCAGGAGACGCCTTCTCTCGAGGAATTCATCTTAAGAGCATGTCCCAAATTGATCCCTCGTAGGTTCAAAGGATTTGCTTTTGCGACCAGCTTAAGAGGATTGAGCATCAACAGTCCCTTCTCCTCAGATAACTCCTCAATCGATGATTTTGATTGGTCTGGTTTAAGACATGCATCAACACTCCGTGAGCTTCGCTTAGAAGGGCTGCCTCACCCGGAGTCCCTGCCACACCAACTTCAATACTTGACTACCCTCACTTCACTAAGTCTGGACAACTTTGGAGGTTTAGAAGCGCTACCAGATTGGATTGGAGACCTTGTGTCCCTTGAAACCCTAAAGCTATGGTTTTGCAAAAAGCTTCAATCTTTACCATCCGAGGCCACCATGAGACGCCTCACCAAGTTAACAAGTGTTGAAGTTTATCGGTGTCCTCTATTAAGACAACGATACACTCCCCAAAGAGGCATCTACTTGGCGGAGGAGATTTCAAGTGATCCTGTGAGATTTTCCAATCTAAAGTTCacactcatatatatatatatatatatatatatatatatatgtgtgtgtgtgtgtatgtatgtatgtatgtatataaatttttttgtatCTGCATCTCATTGACATATATTTGCTCTTCAGTCTCTTATTCTCTGCCTCTTCTATGAAATTTCACTAGTTCCATATGGCCATCCTATGTAATTCTCTTCTTTTGGGCAGACATTGGTTTCTCTTCAAAGATTAGTTTTAACAAAGCCTGGTTTTGAACAAATTGGAAGAGACCAAAATTCTGGATTTCCTCTGCCTCTCTGAACCACTGAAAGATTTTGAACATCTTAAAAACTCCTTACACTTCAACTTGTTACATtctatttggaaattattagcTATGGTGCATACACAATTAGCCTCTTTGTTTGAATGTGTTGGAAAATGCTTCATTTGATGTGCAATGCTAGACGTACATGGACGCATTCTTCATTTTTCTGTCACTGATATTGCTGGTCTGAATGGACAACATTAAAGCTAATCAAGAAACATTTGCAAAGAAAATTCAAGATACAATTTGCTGTTCAAGTTACAATAATTTTGGATAGTTGTTTGTCATGTTTCACAAGTTTGAGAAGTTTATACATCACAATTACCATGCAGGCAAGCAGTGAgagtgaagaagaagaaatcgATGACAATGAACTAGCAGGCAGAGAGGGTGAACAAAAAAGCATTGATAGTGCTGAAACATCAGCTTCATGGTGTTCCCCATCgttgttgaagaagaagaagagctcAAGAGGTATGTTGTGCAGAAATGTGATAATGCAGCATTTCTCTCCCCAAGAACTCTTTTCTTACCTCCATCCAATTTAGTAAAAGTACAAGGAATTGGTGCAAGTTTGCATTCTAGTATGCTTGAGTCATGTAATTGGCCTAAAAACAGGGCATTTTCCTGTACTTTTATCTGTTTGTGAACTTTTACCCTATTCCTACAGCTTATCTTTTGCTTTTTAAGATTTTTATAGTTACTTGGTGTTAAACATGTCTTTTGATTGTGAAAGAATCTGgtcttttcccattttcttgcACTAGTTACTAGACCATAACTTTTCTTTGCTTTCATTGTTTATTATAATTGGAGGCATACTGAAATATACCATTGTGATGCTTTCCAGAGTCTTAGGAGGCATAGCTTAAGTTATTGGAGAAAGGACAGCATCGTTTGTTGTTGCATTTCTTACTAGAATACCAAGGGACAGAAGTTATTTTCATTGACCAGACAGGGTttgaagatgatttcattgACCAGACAGGGTTTGAAGATGAAGGCAATTATCAATGATGTTTATTAAGCTCATTAGATATCATTAGCTATGATGGAGGCTTCATAAATAGTTGGTTCTCCCCAAGTTTCTCAAACATAAGTTTTTCATCTTCTCCTACTCAGACTGCAGAAAGGAAGGTAACAATTTAGCTTGTTCATCTCCAGGGCAGTTTTGATAGTTTTTTAATCTGCATTCTTGATATGTATTTAGTAAATCaattaccaaatttttttttccctttggtGTAGCATGCTGATTGCTGAACTGAAAATGGCTAGTAGCAGGCCTGCTAAGTGTGATATGGAGGACGAAGAAAttagggggagggggagggggggggaAGCATGGAAGCTGACACTGGAGAGCTATCAACATACAAGGCTTATTTCAATCAAACTGGAGTTGGTCTATTGGTTCAGAAGGGATTTCTGGGAAAGAGTTGGATGCATTAGAATGATGTGATAAGTACATCCTGATAGTACGCTTCTTCATCTTTATTTGGGAGTAAAAGTGCATCTGGTGACCAAATTTATGACATTTTcatcctttttttaaaaaaaaaattaatcattcAATAGAGAGATCATAGGACTCTTGTTACTTTTCCTCTTCCTGTAATCATTTTTCGTTATCTCTTTCGCCTCTTTTAGCTGCTTCCCTTTCTCTGTCTACAATAATATGCATTCTGCTATCTTGCCCCACACACTATCAAATGGGGAAACTTTCTTGTCTGAGAGATGGAAACATACAAAAGCGGAGATTTGGATGGGACGTCGGACCTAGCAAAGTATCCTCTGCATTCTAATCTCATTTTTCCACTTAGAAACTTGTCTGGTTTTGATTTGGGAAGCAGCAAACTTCATTTTAGATTTGTCATTAAGCTCTGTTGTTATTTCTCGTGTGACCATGTGGCAGCACACTGATATGTATTGCATATATTGTTCTCATCAGCAAATTACAATTTTTTGTCTTTGTTCTTGCTTTTACTTGGTATGTGGATGGATTGATATCTGGAGGTTTTAAAGAATAGTAATGAAAGATTGCATGagtcatttcttttctttttctagatATTGAAAAAGCAAAGCTACATTTGACACAACTTGTCTCCAGGATTTTGAGGCTGACAATTACTTATATGCTACCTTTTGCAGACCGTCCAAGGTTCCAGAGGGAGTATGTTGAGCACAATAACAAGCTGTTGTACTACATCCTTGATATGTCCTGTTCCTGGCACCATCAAGATTgaagatttggagaatcaaCAGCAAGGCCTTGTCAGtgaatttgaaagtttggatatATTGCTTCAGTTGATGCAGCAAAAGCCAACTGATTTCATGGCAGAAACATGATTTCTCACTTTTGCGATTTTTTCCCCTCGT contains the following coding sequences:
- the LOC113755391 gene encoding putative disease resistance protein RGA3, giving the protein MAEAAVSATIKVLLGTVISLATDRTSLVLVFEKDLEKLSQFATMIQDFLDDADEKMHRKAVRRWLNQLEEEVFKVDNVLDELNYEKLRREVKYRNQLKKKVCFFFSNFNTIGLRLKLASEIREINTNLERINRQANDMGLVVRCQNDAALPASARVTTSRLTDSTVVLDVVGRTKDESKIIEMLLSPAERVVSVIPVTGMGGIGKTTLAKSVYNNPQIGRHFGKNKFWVCVARKIEIMELFKFILVQLTEEEVKVDDRNVIVKKIGDKLERQKYFLVLDDVWNHEQGLWNEFFTTLEGLNPTKGSWCLVTTRDERVADAVSKILKMNHHPHCLEKLSYDECWSILRKMVLAGEEVSQELEAIKMQILRKCSGLPLAAKLIGGLLLSNGKENWQSIVDDSLLNEDQGQINQILKVSFDHLSPPSVKKCFAYCAIFPQDTKLREDGLIQHWIAEGFVLKNNGVMEETGGEYLRILLQNSLLEKVEESWRTYYEMHDLVHDFAKSILNPKSSNQDRYLALNSSEGLAENTTRTIPTSIRTLFLHLEGGISADMLLRFKYLHVLRLSGDDVEFLPSSIGKLLHLRLLDISSSRIKSLPDSLCKLYNLQTLTMSDGALKGGFPKRMSDLISLRHLKYYHYHIEFKMPMQMGRLTCLQTLEFFNVSQEKDCGVEQLGALKYLKGSLHLRNLGLVKGKEAAKQAKLFEKPNLSCLVFEWESRDRESDNRDEDVLEGLQPHPNLEKLKIDSCMGNKFPQWFINLSKLVELRIQFCRRSSELPALGQLPSLKRLYLISLDNILSVGDEFYGITTNEEEGRSRESGSSTRRRKFFPVLEELRVADMWNLVEWKDADQVRSTTGEGEVDAFPMLRDLMLVGCYNLRELPEDVFGSRLQRLTISICPRLICLGVNRQKCPLPCLKWLSIQHCYGLTTIPDKMFESCPSLRYLWVADCPNLVSFSLNLQETPSLEEFILRACPKLIPRRFKGFAFATSLRGLSINSPFSSDNSSIDDFDWSGLRHASTLRELRLEGLPHPESLPHQLQYLTTLTSLSLDNFGGLEALPDWIGDLVSLETLKLWFCKKLQSLPSEATMRRLTKLTSVEVYRCPLLRQRYTPQRGIYLAEEISSDPASSESEEEEIDDNELAGREGEQKSIDSAETSASWCSPSLLKKKKSSRES